GGCTCGTCCACCTCTTCCTTGCTGAGTCCTTCCAGCATTCGGCGGCCTCATCACTGCACGTCCGCCCATATTACACTCGTTCTCCAGGTGACCATTTCTTTTACAACGAGTGCAATATTTCCCTCCAACCAACTGAGAGCATGAAGATCTGAAATGGGGTCCTCCGCACTGAAAACATCTGACCGGCCCTTGTTGATTGGCTTGTCCAGTAACTACCATAGATTGTGAACCACTCGACTGGACTGGACGAGCGTATGGGGTCCTGTTCCTATACACATTGGGTCTCGACATAACTGGTCCTCTCGACGTCTGTTGTTTCTTCTGTTGTTCCGCCTCAGCCATATTTTTCTCTAACACTTTAGCCCTCTCAACCATGGCTGGAAACGACCGAATGCACAAACTGGAGATCAACACCTTAAGATCACTTCTCAGtccattttcaaactttctaCACTGCCACTGCTCACTCGTCGCCATAGTGTTGAACCTCACCAAGTGCTTGAACTTATTGGTGTACTCGGAAATGGACATACTCCCCTGAACCAATTGTAGAAACTCAACTTCCTTGGCAAACCGGACGCTATCTGGAAAGTACTCCTCATAGAACTTGCCTCTAAATACTCCCCAGGTGATCGGTTGTTGCGCGTCCGTAAGAATAGCTCTAGCGCTCGACCACCAATGGCTCGCTTCTCCAGTCAGTAAATACTCAGCGTACGCCAACCTGTTCTCATCCGGGCATCGTTTGGCGTTGAAGATCTTCTCTATATCCCTCAACCACTGGTCCGCTTCGTCTGGGATACCCTTTCCACTGAACTTAGCaggatggtgttggaggaaactctccaagctccattcGGCAGTAGGTGGGGCAGCGTTGGAAGAGGACGCCCCTGAATGATGCCTAGTCGCTGCTAGGATTTCCATTAGTTGTCTTTGCGTGGTTTCAGAGTTGGCACGTGAAGCTTCCAAACTCTGCATGGCACTCTGATTCTGCTGCATTAGGGTGGCATTTTGTTCCATCAGTGTATTGTTCTACTGCTGCAAGCGGTCTATTACtgtctccaacaacctagcgttgttggacgcaTCAGGCTCGTTAGGTTGgggtggaggagggagtctaggtgccatcATTTTCTGTACcagagaaaacgaacgttagaAATGTTTAATAGTTAAAACAGTAACTTATTAAACATACGATAAGTACACAGCAAAAACGcaatgcactcataacctacagcgttcttaagagaacaaaactgctctgataccaataatgtaacatcccaaaattatacagtcatcaaccatatacttagaataattacacGTATTAATAacccaaaacagttttaaaagaaaaaatggaaaacagattaaacaaatggccgaacggcctttcatataatagaattaacgagcgtttacaaaaaaaaaaaaaaaaacaaggacgAACGGTGTACAAAATAATGACCGCACGTCCAACAATTTACAAtcaaaagagcgctcgctcacaaCCGCTCGCTACTCTAAATACACTAACtagaaccgaacgttcactgttcggccttcacttcagcTTCGacgaggttggcgtcctccaaattttcttcttccagcgtttcttcaagtaacgcctctccatctactcacatccacacggatgatcattgcattcgACAAGACGGGTATACATAGACgggacaacacaatggaaaacgcaagggtaagctcattgaatttaattcaagtcaaacaTACAGTTCACacatatcaaacatatcaatttattcATAACGCATACATTCAAATCATACattaattcaacaaaattcctgatactagactgactgtccggactgtatgaaacctgtgtagctaaggcgtccatgcactcaggtggggtaactggaatgctcatcagtatccacctgaggttagtctttttgccaagttacagttatggtctagacctcctgccattcccacgcatgacctactcctctctacttgagaacgagcactcacggaatatcaggatggatcaccatctaagcttaccacgttcatacaacaaatatcaatatccagtcaagagtcgttccaccctggaacgctcgttcaaattccaaaatcataatatCAATTCATATATGGTTCGCACATTTTATACTTccctcaacatcacattttcattcttaattacacttccataaaaagacgaacgttaattcactgttttggacgaacgctatttgagatcagaacgaacgctatttaaagaTCAACGCTCgacaaggccgaacgctattaaagaCTAACGCTCGAcagaggccgaacgctattaaggatGTACGCTCGACAAGGGTCGAACACTATCAAATACGAACGCTCGACAAAAGAACGAGCGCTAtcacgaacgaacgctcgacataaggtcgaacgctaccaaagacgaacgctcgacataaggacGAGCGCTACTAATCGTTTGcctttttgaacgagcgttcggtctaagaccgaacgccacttaggacgtacgTTTTTAGGTCAAGGCTCTTAGCTGaattcaaaatcatagaaattGGAATTTATATAAGATgagatatttaaagtttatgttttaataatttgactAAAAGTTCAAAGGGATATTATCAGACTTCTCAATTCTCACACAACACTCGTGATGTTTACGTCTGGCCGAAAGCACAACGTAAAACtatataagagggcgttcgttcTCAAAGGAagtcctttccaaatgaaagggtcCGACTAATACAAGAATTTACTgataataccgaacggtcaatgaccgtatCGATACGAACGTTCAATTTCATGCACTTTTCATATAAATCTTCTTTTACAGTAACTCATTTTCCAGTATAACTTTCATGCATTTAATCAATCTTAACATAGTATTTTTCCATGCTTCTCATGCTTTTAATCAACATCATATACTAACattcaaacaacaaaatcatcCACATACAACGTAACAGAACATTCATACACTCAGCATATAATTTCCAGTACATACATGCATCGTTTTCTCATATCATCTCAGAATCATATTCATAAACTCCAAAGTCCAATATCATAAATCATATTTCAAGCATTACATAACGCACATGCAGTACAGAAATTTCATGAATTAAaccaataagcttcccttacccggattaaGCAACGTGCATTCGTTCttcagagagagagaaaacagattCCAGTATACTCTTCTACCCTTAACGTTCAAAACCCCAAAACTCTTCcaactaaaattacagaaaaccaaTACTGGTTCAGAGGAGGTGCATGCAGATTAAAACGAAGCTTGCATGTTGAAAAATGAAGAGTGGTTGAGGACGTGAAACTTACCCGTTTCAGAATCCAAAACCAatcggtttgatggaaagctcaCAGTGCAGGGACGCTtctcacggtgctgaaacgtgaacggagcaaAGGAGGGTgagttgcagaagagagaagaagaaaggtctctagagagaaggtagagagtTTGAGAGATCAGAGAgttggaggaagaagatgaagtgcacagagaaagggaaagagttTTCCAGAAATCATTTCTTTCCTCACGCAGGACGATCGTCCAACCGcctgctgccacttggattccattAACGCTTTGGAACgttccaaagtgacacttgtCAGCATGCATGCATTGTGAAcgtgagtgcgttttaaatgaaGGGCGTGCGTGTCAAATGGAGGTGTACGCGTGGCaaggtgcatttatggaagtaGAGAGGTGAATAAGCAGGTTAATTAATGGGGCGTGACATATACtaatactatattatatttatagtaaaaattaatttattttattttttcttcttatatatcTCTTCTTAAAGTAGAAAAATCTGTTTACATGTCGGAATTTGTGTCAACTACTACAGTGATGCCCATGTGAAGTGCTCCAAAGTACCTATAATTTCACACTATTTTTCCAATAATATGAAGATGGTTGGTGCCATGGTCTCCAAATGAAAATATGTGGACATTAGGGATGAGAAAGAAAACCTCTTTATACCAAATCGATTTTCGTTTTTTGCTTTGATCCAATCTATTTAACATCCATTCTATCAAATATCTAATCCgcttaaaatctattttattaaatttatattataatttaatctatATGTTATAATTCTTTTAGATGAGATATCCATTcttttcatctaaattttcaaatatgaaaaactcaaattttcaatCTAAATTTTTAGTTGGATTGGACATAAGGTAAAGATAAGCTTATCTGGATCGAAGATCGAGTCCAACTAATCTAAGCTCAAGGTGAAGATCGAGATGAATCAGTCTAAGTCAAAGGTTGTGACAGACCAAACTATGTCAAAGTTAGAGATAGGTCAAACTAGACCCAATGTCAAAACAGGCTAACACGTCCAATGTCGAGACGGATCAATCCGGACCGGAGTCAAAGGTCTCGCCGGACCAGCCTAGGAAGAATGTTAAGACAAGTCAACCTAGGACTAAAGGTTCAGGCAAGACCGACCTAGGTTGACAATCGAGACGACTTGCTTTAGGCAGAATGTCAAAATAACCGCTAGGCCGAAAGTCCAGACAATTTGGCATGGGCTAAAAGGCGAGAAGGGTCAGGTTAGGCCAATGGTCAAGACAGACTGCCCAGGCCAAAGGTCAAGATAGGTTGGTCTGGGCCGAAGGTCGAGACAGCGTGACCCGGATTGAAGGTCAAGATGGATCAACCCAGGGCAAAGGTCATGACAAAACAACCAAGGCGAAAGGTCGAGAAAAGTCAGACTACGCTTAACATCAAAACGGGCTAGCACATGCCTAATGTTGAGATGGACAAACCTAGAATGGAGTGTGAGACAGGTTGGCCAGGACCAAAGGTCTAGAAGGGTCATCCTAAGCTGAAGTTTAGACGAGTTAGTTAGGGTAAAAGGTCTAAAGGGGCTGACTCGGCCGAAAGTTAAGAAGGGACAACATAGGCCAAAAGACGTGACGATTTAAGTCAAGACGTGTCAAATTGGGCTAAAAGGTGAGATGAATCGACTCAAACCGAATGTCGAGACAGGTCGTCCAGATTCAAAGGTCGAGACATGCCAGCCCTAGCTAAATTTTGAGACGAGTCAACTTGGGTTcaacatgataaatttgataagatttcggtagcatttcgcattggtcttcgaAATACACAAATGAGAGTGGTCAgggatgaccacaatcaaatatgcatctggagaacaacacaaataatttGAACCGGAATTTTATCAaacttatccataaactccaacgtacatgttatagcaaattatgaaaaataaggTTTCCCAGACTGTTTGATcgaacaattcaaaatttaatacaaacaattaaaagattaatcgtttatattgaatctcaaacgggaactaagtttcactaAATCATTTCATACtacaaatatattcaaaatttaatcaaCAATATATTGCAAAACattcaatataaaaagtttacaTAACATgacaatcataataacacaagAAACTTAACCAATCATGCATAACAGACTAAAAATCACATCTCAAATAATCATATCTCCGATAACCAATAacatttcaaaactaaaattcatatatgcattAACTAATaaccaaaaatcaaaattcaatcaCATATACAAAATCTAATAACCAATAATCAACCAAAAAACTAACATTCTTCAAGGAGTTGAAAACGGAGTGGAGGAAAATGAAGGAGTGGGAAAATTTTGAAGGTTGCCCCTGAGGAGAAAAACTCGAACAATAACATTCAAAAATCGCCACTGCAGTCGTCTTAGAAAGCGCCCAAGAACTACACCAAAATCCAatgaaaacgcattttaatcggttcaaatgaaagataattcatcaaaacTTAATGTAATCggacaaaatttattttaaacggTGCAAATGGACGAAAACCTTACCTAAACTTCAATGGCGAAGAAAGAAATACGAACGAAGAAGATGAACAGTGCTCACATAATTGCTGCTTGCGCCCGCGTGTAGGTGAAAATGTAGTACATAAGAAGTCGGCCACCCTCCTAGCCACCGTCATACTGCTTTAAGACGGTGGGCCCCCTCCTAACCGATGTCTaagtcattaaaaaaattaattttggtgCTTAAATTTAGGCATTTTCGGACCTCTATCACATTTGTCACTAGGGTGGCCGACGTCTTATTCGAATTAGATGTCGGAACCCTGTAGTTGTTGTCTAATTCCAATGAAACAATGCCTTTCCAGTTTTTTGTGCAGACCATAAAACGTCTGACGCCCCTTGTAGCCGACGTCTAAGACTAATATGACGTATGGGGACCCCTAACTGACGTCTATAATGgagttttatttatagttttgccACCAGTCATTTTTTACGTCTGATATTCTTACGTTAGACGTTAAATAGGTAACATCGTACgctatttttgcactagtggtACTTCCCAAATTACTTCtcataaaaagtataataaaagtCTTGGGAGGTGACAGATAACCAGATGatcatgagaggtggagagcaaGAGATGCTTTGTAGTGTGACCATGGGTCTACAAACCGTGGCGCACTCGTGAATAAAAAGACTTTCGTTGTAGGGGAGATGGAGAACCATTGTTTGAGGGGAGGATTGTTAGAATACAAACAAAGTTTCACATAGAATAAAACAAGGaatgaacatgagtttatatacacataagatatctTCCTTTGTAAGAATCAATTGGAATGGTACCAAAAACCAATCAGTAAACTAAAATACTCATCttgctttatattttttcttgcaGGTTAGTGACCGACCTAGCAAAGTAGTAAGAGCTAGGTTGGACTTTCCAATTTGTCATATTTGACTTActcttttattcttaaattaaaatagataataatttaaaagattaatttttttatattatatttcttaaaatatacaataagtATCATAACTTAAATCTTTAACCAATTATAAACATAAcagtaaatactcaatttaaaaataaatttaataagatttctattgaaaatattcaaatttatcatCAACTTAAAACTTCATTAAACTtctttttaattacattatctCATTTTTAACTAATATAGTTTCGGCATTCatgacataaattttatatgaagaTATTATGAAAAACGTACCTactttaaactttataaatatatcattcTTTCAGTATACTTAAAATATTGAgtaaaaacatgaaattaaatacttttttaactaATCCTATTACATCTCACTTCTAATTTAAAGATATCAatactaaacaaaaatgaattatCCACaccataaaattattttcatgcGTCACACGAGGTGAATTTTTACGAGGTATGGCAGGACCACCAGAGGGAAGTAGTTGATACAcattataagatgaaaaaaacAATTGGAGAGTAGTCAAACAAATGcattaatattcaaaacaaGCAACAACACTGTCACATATTCAGTCTCGGGGgctttcttaatatttttctaagttttctTTCCGgaacttcaaattttaatataggactatgatattataataatttttttaacaattttttataatagactatcactattttattaatttgtaccATTAAAAAAACGGTTacataaataatagtaaaaaaggtgttaaagatatatttttcttaaatataatgtaaaatatgtccttcaaaatatatacacatataaaatcaagtACACAGTAATTATTGTTTATCAAACATATTTACCGAACATACTCTTATATTTACAGACATTGCACCTGTACTCTCAAATCATTTTTGAACAATATTAAACTTAATCTCCTTCGACTTTCTTCATCTCATCTTAtttccattatatttttttcatcttcattCAAATACACGTATTCTATTAGCTATTAAATTCAAACGAGACCACCACTCTGGAATGTATGGGGATTGATTGTGACCAATTTTTTGCCAGCCTTCGCCTCCTTCTTCCTGGCCACGCCATTTCAGCAACGGACAATTGTGAATTTGAAGACATGAAATTGATTTGGGAAGACCCTCATCTGGTAAGCTTTGGAGGTTGGGATAGTTCCAAAGTTTCAGGGTTTGAAGAGATGAGAGTTGATAGAGACCCTTGTGGTCAATTCTTTTAGAT
The Vigna angularis cultivar LongXiaoDou No.4 chromosome 5, ASM1680809v1, whole genome shotgun sequence genome window above contains:
- the LOC128196597 gene encoding uncharacterized protein LOC128196597, translating into MSRPNVYRNRTPYARPVQSSGSQSMVVTGQANQQGPVRCFQCGGPHFRSSCSQLVGGKYCTRCKRNGHLENECNMGGRAVMRPPNAGRTQQGRGGRAQAVGRVYAITGAEAASSGTLVTGTCLVHGIPCCVLYDSGATHSFISKACVDKLGLTERLRSDSGNGLAEYQSHPHRLWG